From the genome of Epinephelus moara isolate mb chromosome 10, YSFRI_EMoa_1.0, whole genome shotgun sequence, one region includes:
- the LOC126396248 gene encoding aquaporin-4-like isoform X1 gives MTESGGALEHIRRCCFTCCTPHFQFWSPSCCPQDKIMTAFKGIWTQEFWRCVGAEFFAMLLFVLLSLGSTINWGAVEKDPHPPDLVLISLCFGLTIATMVQCFSHISGAHINPAVTAAMVVTRKLSLAKAVFFLLAQCTGAIVGAAILYGITPASVRGSMGITTVNMSISVGNALVVELFITFQLVFTVFATCDNKRSDLKGSSALAIGLSVCIGHLFAIPYTGASMNPARTFGPAMVTWCWENHWVYWVGPTLGGTLAGALYEYLFCPDPELKRRYSEAFIKTPFTANKHRQDSVTAQEPLFTVMDVERAERKEREREREVSGDVLSSV, from the exons GAGGTGCTGCTTCACTTGCTGCACACCACACTTTCAGTTCTGGTCTCCATCCTGCTGCCCTCAAGACAAAATAATGACTGCCTTCAAGGGCATCTGGACTCAGGAGTTCTGGCGCTGTGTGGGTGCTGAGTTCTTCGCCATGCTGCTATTTGTCCTGCTCAGCCTTGGGTCAACCATCAACTGGGGGGCTGTTGAGAAGGATCCCCATCCCCCTGACCTGGTACTCATCTCACTCTGCTTTGGTCTGACTATTGCCACCATGGTGCAGTGCTTCAGCCACATCAGTGGTGCTCATATCAACCCCGCAGTCACAGCAGCCATGGTGGTGACCAGAAAGCTCAGTCTGGCTAAAGCTGTCTTCTTCCTGCTGGCCCAGTGTACCGGAGCCATAGTGGGGGCTGCCATTTTGTATGGCATCACCCCAGCCTCTGTTAGGGGTAGCATGGGCATCACCACg GTAAATATGAGCATTTCTGTGGGAAACGCATTGGTTGTAGAACTCTTCATCACCTTTCAGTTGGTCTTCACTGTGTTTGCCACTTGTGACAACAAACGCAGTGACCTCAAGGGTTCATCTGCTTTGGCTATtggcctgtctgtgtgtattggTCACCTGTTTGCT ATTCCCTACACTGGAGCCAGTATGAATCCTGCCCGAACCTTTGGCCCAGCCATGGTCACATGGTGCTGGGAAAACCACTGG gtGTACTGGGTGGGTCCAACTCTGGGTGGGACTCTGGCTGGAGCTCTGTATGAGTACCTATTCTGTCCAGACCCAGAACTGAAGAGACGTTACTCTGAGGCCTTCATCAAGACACCTTTCACTGCTAATAAACACCGGCAGGACTCAGTCACAGCCCAGGAGCCTCTTTTCACTGTCATGGatgtggagagagctgagaggaaggaaagagagagggagagggaggtaTCGGGGGATGTGTTGTCCTCTGTATGA
- the LOC126396248 gene encoding lens fiber major intrinsic protein-like isoform X2 gives MTESGGALEHIRRCCFTCCTPHFQFWSPSCCPQDKIMTAFKGIWTQEFWRCVGAEFFAMLLFVLLSLGSTINWGAVEKDPHPPDLVLISLCFGLTIATMVQCFSHISGAHINPAVTAAMVVTRKLSLAKAVFFLLAQCTGAIVGAAILYGITPASVRGSMGITTIPYTGASMNPARTFGPAMVTWCWENHWVYWVGPTLGGTLAGALYEYLFCPDPELKRRYSEAFIKTPFTANKHRQDSVTAQEPLFTVMDVERAERKEREREREVSGDVLSSV, from the exons GAGGTGCTGCTTCACTTGCTGCACACCACACTTTCAGTTCTGGTCTCCATCCTGCTGCCCTCAAGACAAAATAATGACTGCCTTCAAGGGCATCTGGACTCAGGAGTTCTGGCGCTGTGTGGGTGCTGAGTTCTTCGCCATGCTGCTATTTGTCCTGCTCAGCCTTGGGTCAACCATCAACTGGGGGGCTGTTGAGAAGGATCCCCATCCCCCTGACCTGGTACTCATCTCACTCTGCTTTGGTCTGACTATTGCCACCATGGTGCAGTGCTTCAGCCACATCAGTGGTGCTCATATCAACCCCGCAGTCACAGCAGCCATGGTGGTGACCAGAAAGCTCAGTCTGGCTAAAGCTGTCTTCTTCCTGCTGGCCCAGTGTACCGGAGCCATAGTGGGGGCTGCCATTTTGTATGGCATCACCCCAGCCTCTGTTAGGGGTAGCATGGGCATCACCACg ATTCCCTACACTGGAGCCAGTATGAATCCTGCCCGAACCTTTGGCCCAGCCATGGTCACATGGTGCTGGGAAAACCACTGG gtGTACTGGGTGGGTCCAACTCTGGGTGGGACTCTGGCTGGAGCTCTGTATGAGTACCTATTCTGTCCAGACCCAGAACTGAAGAGACGTTACTCTGAGGCCTTCATCAAGACACCTTTCACTGCTAATAAACACCGGCAGGACTCAGTCACAGCCCAGGAGCCTCTTTTCACTGTCATGGatgtggagagagctgagaggaaggaaagagagagggagagggaggtaTCGGGGGATGTGTTGTCCTCTGTATGA